A stretch of the uncultured Desulfobacter sp. genome encodes the following:
- a CDS encoding 4Fe-4S dicluster domain-containing protein gives MKIEQEKINEAVETIMEYGGTGILNCVQCGACSAVCPGVKAGFPLLCRNLIRHLLNGELEEIIEDPSSWGCQACNRCTEVCPQGVRPQEVVFAFRRYQGNEMAFSTSSITSQMNLYETGHAVFTDARELREQVGLPAQPPTSAYNEKAQQEIQTLIMDGPMGDLGLF, from the coding sequence ATGAAGATCGAACAGGAAAAAATCAATGAAGCCGTAGAAACCATCATGGAATACGGTGGAACCGGCATCCTTAACTGTGTCCAGTGCGGTGCCTGCTCAGCGGTCTGCCCGGGTGTTAAAGCCGGGTTCCCATTGCTGTGCCGCAACCTGATACGCCATTTGCTCAACGGCGAACTTGAAGAGATCATCGAAGATCCCTCCTCATGGGGATGCCAGGCGTGCAACCGCTGCACCGAGGTCTGTCCCCAGGGGGTTCGTCCCCAGGAGGTTGTCTTTGCCTTCCGGCGTTACCAGGGCAATGAAATGGCGTTCTCCACCTCGTCCATCACCAGCCAGATGAATCTTTATGAAACCGGCCATGCCGTGTTCACCGATGCCCGGGAATTAAGAGAACAGGTTGGCCTGCCTGCACAACCACCCACTTCGGCCTACAATGAAAAGGCCCAGCAGGAGATTCAGACGTTAATTATGGACGGTCCCATGGGCGACCTAGGACTATTCTGA
- a CDS encoding CoB--CoM heterodisulfide reductase iron-sulfur subunit B family protein, producing the protein MEKIGLYLGCNIPLKAPDIEQSIRKVFPVLGLEPVDLDGAGCCPAWGTAPSFDMDTWCAVSSRNITLAEEKELDIMTGCNSCFGVLSEAKHFLDNKERRDRVNQRLSAIGREFKGTSDVYHLSHILHRQIGVEKIKNSLKYNLDGLKIAVQTGCHNLWPSDVYKVKEDNPYSPTMLTELCQATGALVPHYSKLSACCGMGGMRSTDAEKSLKLFKDKLISIKEEIDADIIVTTCSSCFLQFDMSQPILQKRGEIDFEPIPTFYYTQLLALCMGFDPQQVAAISNIDRNAVIAEIQSEKRLVQNLEAQEA; encoded by the coding sequence ATGGAAAAAATAGGACTCTATCTTGGATGCAATATTCCGCTCAAAGCACCTGACATTGAGCAGTCCATCCGCAAGGTGTTCCCGGTTCTGGGCCTTGAACCCGTTGATCTGGACGGTGCCGGATGCTGCCCTGCCTGGGGTACCGCCCCCTCTTTTGACATGGACACCTGGTGTGCAGTCTCTTCACGCAACATCACCCTTGCCGAAGAAAAAGAGCTTGATATCATGACCGGATGCAACTCCTGCTTTGGCGTGCTGTCTGAAGCAAAACATTTTCTGGATAACAAGGAACGGCGGGACCGGGTCAACCAACGGCTTTCAGCCATCGGCCGGGAATTTAAGGGCACCAGCGATGTGTATCATCTCTCCCATATCCTGCATCGGCAGATTGGTGTGGAAAAAATAAAAAACAGTTTGAAGTATAACCTGGACGGTTTGAAAATCGCCGTGCAGACGGGATGCCACAACCTGTGGCCATCGGATGTATACAAAGTCAAAGAAGATAACCCCTATTCGCCGACCATGCTCACCGAGCTTTGTCAGGCAACCGGGGCATTAGTGCCGCACTATTCGAAACTTTCGGCCTGCTGCGGTATGGGCGGCATGCGCTCCACGGATGCGGAAAAATCCCTTAAGCTGTTTAAGGATAAACTGATCTCAATCAAAGAAGAGATTGATGCCGATATCATTGTCACTACCTGTTCTTCTTGTTTTTTGCAGTTTGACATGTCCCAGCCCATTTTACAAAAGCGTGGTGAAATTGATTTCGAACCCATCCCCACCTTTTACTACACCCAGCTGCTGGCCCTTTGCATGGGATTTGACCCCCAGCAGGTGGCCGCCATTTCAAACATCGACAGAAACGCTGTGATTGCTGAGATTCAAAGCGAGAAACGCCTTGTCCAAAACCTTGAAGCGCAGGAGGCTTAA
- a CDS encoding hydrogenase iron-sulfur subunit, which yields MSWRPNIVGFACQWCTYAGADLAGNLRAKYPATIKLIKVPCSGRVEPEHVLEAFARGADGVLIGGCHYGDCHYKTGNYKTSSRMTLLKKTLEDLGFDERRFRLEWISGAEGYRFAEVVGEFTKELEELGPSRVLEEVANG from the coding sequence ATGTCCTGGAGACCGAATATTGTTGGATTTGCATGTCAATGGTGTACCTATGCCGGGGCTGACCTGGCCGGTAATCTGCGGGCCAAGTACCCGGCAACCATTAAACTGATCAAAGTGCCCTGTTCCGGCCGTGTGGAACCCGAACATGTGCTCGAAGCCTTTGCCCGGGGCGCAGACGGCGTGCTCATCGGCGGCTGTCATTATGGTGACTGCCACTATAAAACCGGCAACTATAAAACCAGCAGCAGAATGACACTTTTGAAAAAGACCCTGGAAGATTTGGGCTTTGATGAAAGACGCTTTCGCCTGGAGTGGATTTCCGGTGCCGAAGGCTACCGTTTTGCCGAAGTGGTTGGAGAATTTACCAAAGAACTTGAGGAACTTGGACCAAGCCGGGTACTGGAGGAAGTAGCAAATGGCTGA